In Chitinivibrionales bacterium, a single genomic region encodes these proteins:
- a CDS encoding 4Fe-4S dicluster domain-containing protein, translating to MSQMKIAKVVTRSALSRPATRLYPFEKRPFFKNTRGSVSIEIDKCIFCGICQKKCPTDAITVTKASKDWQINRLRCIACSACVEACPKKCLSMENKYSPAVTQKGADDKFHQADKSSMAATQA from the coding sequence ATGTCGCAGATGAAAATCGCAAAAGTCGTCACCCGCAGCGCGCTGTCGCGTCCGGCCACGCGCCTGTACCCGTTCGAGAAGCGGCCGTTCTTCAAGAACACGCGCGGCAGCGTCTCCATCGAAATTGACAAATGCATCTTCTGCGGCATCTGCCAGAAGAAGTGCCCCACCGACGCCATCACCGTGACCAAGGCGTCGAAAGACTGGCAGATCAACCGGCTCCGCTGCATCGCGTGCAGCGCGTGCGTCGAGGCGTGCCCCAAAAAGTGCCTTTCCATGGAAAACAAGTATTCACCGGCGGTGACGCAGAAGGGCGCCGACGACAAGTTCCATCAGGCGGACAAATCTTCGATGGCCGCGACGCAGGCGTGA